The nucleotide window aataatcatgGACATGGAGAACATACAAAGGGATTATATCATCATGTAGATCATCATCATGGAAATCCTCATGATCATTTAACTGAGGATGGAACAAGAAGACCAGAATATGATTTTGATAATTATCATTGGGATGATTATTGGGCAAATGTTCCTAAACAAAACATCATAATTGTGAATGGGCAAAAAATGATTAAAGGAGAAGAAACAAAACCAAtggaatatttatttaatgttAGTCAACAAAACATTCCATTTTGGTCTAGAACACGATTAAATGTATGGGGGAATCACAATTTGGTTTTAAAAGTcgagtttttatttttttggatCCCAActcttattatttttagtaTAGCTATTCCTTGTTTCACAATGTTGTATATGCTAGATGAAATTGTCCATACGACAATGACAGTCAAAGTTATTGGACGACAATGGtaagataaataaaatattagtCATAATATTAAccatgataataatatatgtaattgtATTCAACTTTgaacaaataaagaaatgtgtctcgttttttttttacgaGTACCCCCTATTGTTCATTCtaatttatattcatattttaatgtattaaaatatagaaaaaaacatGTTTATTAATTACATTAATAAAATGAGGAATAGAAAAATAGCAATTTTATTTGCTTACACACCTTTTTACATTTCTTATTTACATGTAAAGGGGTGTTATTTGTTGGAAACTCATTACCTCATGtgtgaaatattatatatatgtgcattttatcattctttattattatataataatactcattatttttcttaagGTATTGGATCTATGAAGTGGAGTCTCCTCCAGAAGATGAAGAATAATTAAGGATATAGTTTTTTacgtttttttaaaaattttttttccatagTAATATATTGGCTATtacttttaaatttattattgtatAATGTTTAAATTAATCCTTACATTGTATGGGTGcaaataattaaacatataagAATAATTGCACATTATTATACTCATTATATGtacaatatttttactttatcTTCTTTATgctattttgtatatttttttagttttgctatttttttgCAGCAAAAGACATGTATTTTACAACTGTATGcaattttaacaaattaataaaaaaataaatgctgCCCTTAAAAATGAcgaatatataatttgaatatggaatttttatttaaaatattatattttatgaaaattcaagaaatttttttaattactcAACTTTTCCCgtcccattttttttagttttttgtttattttgggAATGTAAATGAAATAGAAATAaggaatattatatttacgtaaaaaatgtatatatataatattaatttccTATTCTATTATTGTcttatatatgtaaacatatttatttgcatttatacaatattataaaaaaaattatatattaggaTTATTCAATTTTGCATGTATTGATATActaaaataagaaaaatgtataacacattttttttatgaaatatctcaaaagaaataaaaaaataattaggGTATTGATGAAATTTTTATTAGATATTCCTTACAccctaaaaaaataaaaaaatatactacaCCTTACGCAAATATTAGTTTGCAAGTATTTAATCTTACAATAACACATATTGTTTTATTCTTATTTGTGTTATTTTTTCGATTTATTCCCATATGCGCAATAttaattcttttaatttagttattatttaatttatgtcgtcacatttatttttatttatttttatattgtattttaaTGCATGCGCATAAACACACTTAATACATATTACATATTACTAATATACACCTTTACCTTATTACACTTGGTGTTTagttacattttttatataggGAATTATTTTAGTTTCtagaatttatatatttacacaAAAACgttactattttattatttttcacaCTTATCTATTaagaatatttttaaaaaattatca belongs to Plasmodium yoelii strain 17X genome assembly, chromosome: 11 and includes:
- a CDS encoding cytochrome c oxidase subunit 2, putative; its protein translation is MFNLNSKLYFGLRNINQLTSNHKIYYANSKRIVNFPFKYNEFTTTKKVINNKVKDIHDKTYAEKNNHGHGEHTKGLYHHVDHHHGNPHDHLTEDGTRRPEYDFDNYHWDDYWANVPKQNIIIVNGQKMIKGEETKPMEYLFNVSQQNIPFWSRTRLNVWGNHNLVLKVEFLFFWIPTLIIFSIAIPCFTMLYMLDEIVHTTMTVKVIGRQWYWIYEVESPPEDEE